One Branchiostoma floridae strain S238N-H82 chromosome 1, Bfl_VNyyK, whole genome shotgun sequence genomic region harbors:
- the LOC118430945 gene encoding SET and MYND domain-containing protein 5-like isoform X2 — translation MERERDPTAAAMEAEVAQVLRDTGSHEKALEHFTLALELDPGVLDYWALRAQANFTLKNYREAFRDCISVHKDIRPVAMWKIGGRVLSSLGQYVLSEVWLRRASRLTEGNDYEALLLFQQTRIHRFYDPLTEGTSVQVRFTKYGRAVFCTEDVAEGQELFRDTPLVSSQTDDSAKAHPACSHCAVSLLTAEDYFGMDTFRRMNKAQKAIIKKAWPKVTAYPCPHCKREKYCSLECRTHAWRQHHCHLCPSINPPAAKLYDFCAKGTTQEKGMWNSMFSPMIMARIWANILTRVKELGVKGEPTKDQWARAKEPYRRFLGFGVSGFVKQIPKMLKIMQAIFQNTEIKYKIDELEFERRYYQVACNVQSFGPPCVTWHEFVAEFHRTARPGENHRRVAQEMRGEPKDVTFGGLYALQSSLNHSCDKNVDVMDAVVDGKPGVVIRAKQPIKKGGELYTTYIDTSMQRPQRRAWLYRAYHFWCECQRCKYEGDDCSICTQCGKKARKDSPFSVCSRCHRAWYCSPQCQKVAWKAGHKKICKAWPTN, via the exons ATGGAGAG GGAGCGGGACCCCACCGCCGCAGCCATGGAGGCGGAGGTGGCGCAGGTTCTCCGGGACACGGGCAGCCACGAGAAGGCGCTGGAACACTTCACCCTGGCGCTGGAGCTGGACCCGGGCGTGCTGGACTACTGGGCCCTCCGCGCGCAGGCAAACTTCACCCTCAAGAACTACCGGGAGGCCTTCCGGGACTGCATCAGTGTCCACAAGGACATCAGGCCCGTCGCTATGTGGAAAATTGGAG GAAGAGTGCTGTCCAGCCTGGGACAGTACGTACTGTCCGAGGTCTGGCTCCGGCGCGCCAGCCGACTGACCGAGGGGAACGATTACGAGGCTCTCCTTCTGTTCCAACAGACCCGCATCCACCGCTTCTACGATCCTCTGACCGAAGGCACCTCTGTACAG GTGAGGTTCACTAAGTACGGTCGCGCGGTGTTCTGTACTGAAGACGTGGCGGAAGGCCAGGAGCTGTTCCGGGACACTCCGCTCGTCTCCTCCCAGACGGACGACTCCGCCAAGGCGCACCCCGCCTGCAGCCACTGCGCAGTCTCCCTGCTCACCGCCGAGGACTACTTCGGCATGGACACCTTCAGGAGGATGAACAAGGCTCAGAAGGCCATCATCAAAAAGGCCTGGCCGAAG GTGACCGCGTACCCGTGTCCCCACTGTAAGCGTGAGAAGTACTGCAGTCTGGAGTGCCGTACCCACGCCTGGAGACAACACCACTGCCACCTCTGTCCCTCCATCAACCCGCCTGCCGCCAAACTGTACGACTTCTGCGCCAAGGGGACCACCCAGGAGAAAG GCATGTGGAACTCCATGTTCAGCCCGATGATCATGGCGCGTATTTGGGCGAACATCCTGACCCGTGTGAAGGAGCTGGGCGTGAAGGGGGAGCCTACCAAGGACCAGTGGGCCCGCGCCAAGGAGCCGTACCGCCGCTTCCTCGGCTTCGGTGTGTCCGGATTCGTCAAACAG ATCCCTAAGATGCTGAAGATCATGCAAGCGATTTTCCAGAACACCGAGATTAAGTACAAGATCGACGAGCTGGAGTTCGAGCGGCGCTACTACCAGGTGGCCTGTAACGTCCAGTCGTTCGGGCCGCCCTGCGTCACGTGGCACGAGTTCGTGGCGGAGTTCCACCGGACGGCCCGGCCCGGGGAGAACCACCGGCGGGTGGCGCAGGAGATGCGGGGCGAGCCCAAGGACGTGACGTTCGGCGGGCTGTACGCGCTGCAGTCCAGTCTCAACCACTCCTGCGACAAGAACGTGGACGTGATGGACGCCGTGGTGGACGGGAAACCCGGGGTGGTCATCCGGGCCAAACAGCCCATCAAGAAAGGCGGGGAGCTGTACACCACCTACATCGACACCTCCATGCAGCGCCCGCAGCGCCGCGCCTGGCTCTACCGCGCCTACCACTTCTGGTGCGAGTGCCAGAGGTGCAAGTACGAGGGGGACGACTGCAGCATCTGTACGCAGTGCGGGAAGAAGGCGCGTAAAGACAGCCCCTTCTCCGTCTGCAGCCGCTGCCACCGGGCCTGGTATTGTTCACCCCAGTGTCAGAAGGTGGCGTGGAAGGCAGGTCACAAGAAGATCTGCAAGGCCTGGCCCACCAATTAA
- the LOC118430945 gene encoding SET and MYND domain-containing protein 5-like isoform X1: MEAKQKMSNGDVKKAGKLAEEAMTMSDMLEKFKSELESAGQDDNAEFNALRLCSQDPYPGDGEKAEGEEAWLQEHSYTDPAWIMERERDPTAAAMEAEVAQVLRDTGSHEKALEHFTLALELDPGVLDYWALRAQANFTLKNYREAFRDCISVHKDIRPVAMWKIGGRVLSSLGQYVLSEVWLRRASRLTEGNDYEALLLFQQTRIHRFYDPLTEGTSVQVRFTKYGRAVFCTEDVAEGQELFRDTPLVSSQTDDSAKAHPACSHCAVSLLTAEDYFGMDTFRRMNKAQKAIIKKAWPKVTAYPCPHCKREKYCSLECRTHAWRQHHCHLCPSINPPAAKLYDFCAKGTTQEKGMWNSMFSPMIMARIWANILTRVKELGVKGEPTKDQWARAKEPYRRFLGFGVSGFVKQIPKMLKIMQAIFQNTEIKYKIDELEFERRYYQVACNVQSFGPPCVTWHEFVAEFHRTARPGENHRRVAQEMRGEPKDVTFGGLYALQSSLNHSCDKNVDVMDAVVDGKPGVVIRAKQPIKKGGELYTTYIDTSMQRPQRRAWLYRAYHFWCECQRCKYEGDDCSICTQCGKKARKDSPFSVCSRCHRAWYCSPQCQKVAWKAGHKKICKAWPTN, encoded by the exons ATGGAGGCAAAGCAGAAGATGTCGAACGGAGATGTGAAGAAGGCAGGGAAGCTTGCAGAGGAGGCGATGACCATGTCCGATATGCTGGAGAAATTCAAGAGCGAACTGGAGAGCGCGGGACAAGACGACAACGCCGAGTTCAACGCTCTCCGCCTGTGCAGTCAGGACCCGTACCCGGGGGATGGGGAGAAGGCTGAGGGGGAGGAGGCATGGCTACAGGAGCACAGCTACACGGACCCCGCATGGATCATGGAGAG GGAGCGGGACCCCACCGCCGCAGCCATGGAGGCGGAGGTGGCGCAGGTTCTCCGGGACACGGGCAGCCACGAGAAGGCGCTGGAACACTTCACCCTGGCGCTGGAGCTGGACCCGGGCGTGCTGGACTACTGGGCCCTCCGCGCGCAGGCAAACTTCACCCTCAAGAACTACCGGGAGGCCTTCCGGGACTGCATCAGTGTCCACAAGGACATCAGGCCCGTCGCTATGTGGAAAATTGGAG GAAGAGTGCTGTCCAGCCTGGGACAGTACGTACTGTCCGAGGTCTGGCTCCGGCGCGCCAGCCGACTGACCGAGGGGAACGATTACGAGGCTCTCCTTCTGTTCCAACAGACCCGCATCCACCGCTTCTACGATCCTCTGACCGAAGGCACCTCTGTACAG GTGAGGTTCACTAAGTACGGTCGCGCGGTGTTCTGTACTGAAGACGTGGCGGAAGGCCAGGAGCTGTTCCGGGACACTCCGCTCGTCTCCTCCCAGACGGACGACTCCGCCAAGGCGCACCCCGCCTGCAGCCACTGCGCAGTCTCCCTGCTCACCGCCGAGGACTACTTCGGCATGGACACCTTCAGGAGGATGAACAAGGCTCAGAAGGCCATCATCAAAAAGGCCTGGCCGAAG GTGACCGCGTACCCGTGTCCCCACTGTAAGCGTGAGAAGTACTGCAGTCTGGAGTGCCGTACCCACGCCTGGAGACAACACCACTGCCACCTCTGTCCCTCCATCAACCCGCCTGCCGCCAAACTGTACGACTTCTGCGCCAAGGGGACCACCCAGGAGAAAG GCATGTGGAACTCCATGTTCAGCCCGATGATCATGGCGCGTATTTGGGCGAACATCCTGACCCGTGTGAAGGAGCTGGGCGTGAAGGGGGAGCCTACCAAGGACCAGTGGGCCCGCGCCAAGGAGCCGTACCGCCGCTTCCTCGGCTTCGGTGTGTCCGGATTCGTCAAACAG ATCCCTAAGATGCTGAAGATCATGCAAGCGATTTTCCAGAACACCGAGATTAAGTACAAGATCGACGAGCTGGAGTTCGAGCGGCGCTACTACCAGGTGGCCTGTAACGTCCAGTCGTTCGGGCCGCCCTGCGTCACGTGGCACGAGTTCGTGGCGGAGTTCCACCGGACGGCCCGGCCCGGGGAGAACCACCGGCGGGTGGCGCAGGAGATGCGGGGCGAGCCCAAGGACGTGACGTTCGGCGGGCTGTACGCGCTGCAGTCCAGTCTCAACCACTCCTGCGACAAGAACGTGGACGTGATGGACGCCGTGGTGGACGGGAAACCCGGGGTGGTCATCCGGGCCAAACAGCCCATCAAGAAAGGCGGGGAGCTGTACACCACCTACATCGACACCTCCATGCAGCGCCCGCAGCGCCGCGCCTGGCTCTACCGCGCCTACCACTTCTGGTGCGAGTGCCAGAGGTGCAAGTACGAGGGGGACGACTGCAGCATCTGTACGCAGTGCGGGAAGAAGGCGCGTAAAGACAGCCCCTTCTCCGTCTGCAGCCGCTGCCACCGGGCCTGGTATTGTTCACCCCAGTGTCAGAAGGTGGCGTGGAAGGCAGGTCACAAGAAGATCTGCAAGGCCTGGCCCACCAATTAA
- the LOC118430945 gene encoding SET and MYND domain-containing protein 5-like isoform X3, whose translation MERERDPTAAAMEAEVAQVLRDTGSHEKALEHFTLALELDPGVLDYWALRAQANFTLKNYREAFRDCISVHKDIRPVAMWKIGGRVLSSLGQYVLSEVWLRRASRLTEGNDYEALLLFQQTRIHRFYDPLTEGTSVQVRFTKYGRAVFCTEDVAEGQELFRDTPLVSSQTDDSAKAHPACSHCAVSLLTAEDYFGMDTFRRMNKAQKAIIKKAWPKVTAYPCPHCKREKYCSLECRTHAWRQHHCHLCPSINPPAAKLYDFCAKGTTQEKGMWNSMFSPMIMARIWANILTRVKELGVKGEPTKDQWARAKEPYRRFLGFGVSGFVKQIPKMLKIMQAIFQNTEIKYKIDELEFERRYYQVACNVQSFGPPCVTWHEFVAEFHRTARPGENHRRVAQEMRGEPKDVTFGGLYALQSSLNHSCDKNVDVMDAVVDGKPGVVIRAKQPIKKGGELYTTYIDTSMQRPQRRAWLYRAYHFWCECQRCKYEGDDCSICTQCGKKARKDSPFSVCSRCHRAWYCSPQCQKVAWKAGHKKICKAWPTN comes from the exons ATGGAG AGGGAGCGGGACCCCACCGCCGCAGCCATGGAGGCGGAGGTGGCGCAGGTTCTCCGGGACACGGGCAGCCACGAGAAGGCGCTGGAACACTTCACCCTGGCGCTGGAGCTGGACCCGGGCGTGCTGGACTACTGGGCCCTCCGCGCGCAGGCAAACTTCACCCTCAAGAACTACCGGGAGGCCTTCCGGGACTGCATCAGTGTCCACAAGGACATCAGGCCCGTCGCTATGTGGAAAATTGGAG GAAGAGTGCTGTCCAGCCTGGGACAGTACGTACTGTCCGAGGTCTGGCTCCGGCGCGCCAGCCGACTGACCGAGGGGAACGATTACGAGGCTCTCCTTCTGTTCCAACAGACCCGCATCCACCGCTTCTACGATCCTCTGACCGAAGGCACCTCTGTACAG GTGAGGTTCACTAAGTACGGTCGCGCGGTGTTCTGTACTGAAGACGTGGCGGAAGGCCAGGAGCTGTTCCGGGACACTCCGCTCGTCTCCTCCCAGACGGACGACTCCGCCAAGGCGCACCCCGCCTGCAGCCACTGCGCAGTCTCCCTGCTCACCGCCGAGGACTACTTCGGCATGGACACCTTCAGGAGGATGAACAAGGCTCAGAAGGCCATCATCAAAAAGGCCTGGCCGAAG GTGACCGCGTACCCGTGTCCCCACTGTAAGCGTGAGAAGTACTGCAGTCTGGAGTGCCGTACCCACGCCTGGAGACAACACCACTGCCACCTCTGTCCCTCCATCAACCCGCCTGCCGCCAAACTGTACGACTTCTGCGCCAAGGGGACCACCCAGGAGAAAG GCATGTGGAACTCCATGTTCAGCCCGATGATCATGGCGCGTATTTGGGCGAACATCCTGACCCGTGTGAAGGAGCTGGGCGTGAAGGGGGAGCCTACCAAGGACCAGTGGGCCCGCGCCAAGGAGCCGTACCGCCGCTTCCTCGGCTTCGGTGTGTCCGGATTCGTCAAACAG ATCCCTAAGATGCTGAAGATCATGCAAGCGATTTTCCAGAACACCGAGATTAAGTACAAGATCGACGAGCTGGAGTTCGAGCGGCGCTACTACCAGGTGGCCTGTAACGTCCAGTCGTTCGGGCCGCCCTGCGTCACGTGGCACGAGTTCGTGGCGGAGTTCCACCGGACGGCCCGGCCCGGGGAGAACCACCGGCGGGTGGCGCAGGAGATGCGGGGCGAGCCCAAGGACGTGACGTTCGGCGGGCTGTACGCGCTGCAGTCCAGTCTCAACCACTCCTGCGACAAGAACGTGGACGTGATGGACGCCGTGGTGGACGGGAAACCCGGGGTGGTCATCCGGGCCAAACAGCCCATCAAGAAAGGCGGGGAGCTGTACACCACCTACATCGACACCTCCATGCAGCGCCCGCAGCGCCGCGCCTGGCTCTACCGCGCCTACCACTTCTGGTGCGAGTGCCAGAGGTGCAAGTACGAGGGGGACGACTGCAGCATCTGTACGCAGTGCGGGAAGAAGGCGCGTAAAGACAGCCCCTTCTCCGTCTGCAGCCGCTGCCACCGGGCCTGGTATTGTTCACCCCAGTGTCAGAAGGTGGCGTGGAAGGCAGGTCACAAGAAGATCTGCAAGGCCTGGCCCACCAATTAA